GCAACCAAGTGCTTCGAAAGGGTTCTGAACTTTAGAGTCGCTGCTGGCTGTTGGCGGCGTTCCCAGCGGGTTGGCCGTCGGAAACTCTTTCGCTACTGGCGGGAAAGGTGTAAAAAGAGAAGTTAGAGAGGAAGTGCGTGGTGCTCGTCCCACGGTCGCTGGCAACCCTGTAAGTTTTGTGAGCTGAGTGCTACTTGTTGGTTGCCCGTTTCCTCTGGACCTTTCCTTACGCCTCCGTAAAGCATCCGCACATCGGTTGCGTCTCGGTCGTTTTCCCCAGAAGTGGGACGGACCCTCGGGTGTCGTTCGTCTTCGGGAGGCATGCGGGGGGTGAGCCGCTGGGCGGCTGGTGGAGGGTGTCGGGGTTCGCGGCCGGTGCCTCTCCTCCCGGGCGTGAGGTTCTTGAGTTTTCGACTACGGTTTCGACTTAcctcgtttgtttgtgcagCGTCCGGGGTCTGGGGGATCGGGCGTATTTCCGGTTCCGGTGGGTTTCATATCCTTGTAAAGGGAAACGGTATTGGCCTTCCGTGGGCAGCCCGTGGCCTGAAGCACCGCTTTCCACTATCTGGAGCTGTTGCGCCCCCACCGTGCCACGTCCCTTGACACCTGTTGTGCATGATCGCCAGCTGCTTTGTTAGGCATTCGTTCTTCTGGCTTGCGGTCCGTTGATCGCCCCCTCTTCACCAGCGTCATGCGTGTCCGCATTTATTtatacgtatatacatatgcttgtgtgtatgggctcctcttttccccctcccctttgtgATATGCATGTGTTcgtatgcgtgtgtatgcACCCCTGATGGTATTTCTTTGAGTCTCTCACGCACAATTTGAAGCCCAAAGACAGTTATGGTAGATGCAACGGTATGGTTCCCTGAAGCCGTCTTTACCGCTGCTGTGCCAGGCCACTTGCGCATGGCACGCGGCTCTTCAACACTACTGGCGGGCACTGGTTGAATGTGGATCCTCCCTCACACTGGAGCATTCTCAAAGGATAGGATTGTTATATTTAAAGCATGGTAAACAAAGCCAACTCTACTACTGGACGAAGCTTTTTAGCTCGGAAGGTGTGCCTGCTTGCGCTCTTTTGTTGAAAGCCCTTGTTAGACAAGATATGTGGCGGTGCGCTATTGGCCTTTGGGTGTGGAATCCAAGTGGGACTCTCTGTGACTCTCTGGTAGGTGAGTTGATGGCGGAATCAATGTGGAAACAGTCTCTGCAAGTGGTAAATCACCTTTTGAACATTAGGAAGCTGAGTTGTGGGGATGCGATATGTATCGACGACCACGTTGGAGAACCTGATGGAACCACTGGAAGGTTCGTAGTCGGTCCTAGCGACACTATGCGGGTGGCATACGACCCAACTTTTGTGCCGGTGGAGGAATGTGGGATGTCCAGTGGATTATGCCACCTCATTACCAGTTTGTACCCTACTAGGTCTCAGTGGCATCAGGCTGTTTGCCTCCTGGTGCAGCTTAGTGAAAGCGGAACTTCGGCAGACACAGCAAAAGAATTATTGGAACTCGCTGCTGCCAGGTCGGCCTATCAAGGGCGACGATTTGAAGATGTATTTAAATGGTCTTTAAGATGTCGATATGTTCATACTTCCTGTTCGCTGCAGCGCACCCTTTTGCGTGCGGCGATCGCTGTGTCCTGTTGGGAGGAAGCATTTGCAACGTTGGACAAACTGGTTATGCGTCGGGTGGAGGAAGTTCCTGTGATTACCCTGTGTGAGCTTTGCAGGGGTTTTATGAAAGAGTACGGGCAGGGAAAACATGTAAACCTATTGGATAAATTTTCTACTATCATAATGAAGTGTTGGGAGCTTTTCCGTACCGAAATGAAGTTGGAGATTAAGagtttttttgagtttaACGCCGTTGACACAGGTGCGTTGGAGGTTGATTCGTTTAGTAATGAGTTCGTTGTTTCTGGGGCGGATGGGAAATCACTTTGTGGGAGCCGATACCCCATAAGTGTGACTGACATGGATAAGCTAACTAGTTTGTTGTTAAATAAGGGACATTGGAAGGCGGCGCTGCACCTGTTAAGTAAGTTTAGTGAATCTGAATGGTCAaacgagagagaaaaagtgatCGTCAATGCCGCACGAGCCTCGATGAGGTGTTGGGAGACTGCACTGTTATTTGTTAGCTAGGTTTGCTGTTATCGTAATTAATGTTACTAATAATATTACACTTAGTGTTACAGCTATCACATGCACGTATGTACTCGACAGCATCGCTGCACCTATTacatcatatatatatatatatatacatgcatacatatTTTCAAATTCGCTCCCTTTCGATACGACATCATGAATATTTCCGCGGCGTTTCATCCAGATGTTGAAgacattttcaaaaattttaCCATTTTCCTTCGTGTACTTCTATCAATGCGATCTAATTTAACTTTGTCTATTGGTTTTCCCTCTATGCTAGCATACCGAGGAAGGCATCCGGTGAGTGAAGCAGCTAAATAATTCTAAGACAACAAGTGTTATATTCTTTAAGGGGGTGGAGAACGTTACTCAAGCAAATTTAATGTCTCACTACCTTTTGGTCACTTTCACGTTCAACTGTCCTGAGATACGTATTTTGGGCCCCATCAAGGAACAAACAATTGAAAAGCTGAATGATGTGATCCCCAACGCTACCACGACGTCGAGGAGCAACAGAACTGCATTGCCCAAGTTTGAGTACCTTCCCAACCCCAACCACTGGTACATTAAGCTTGACAGACAGTTTTGCGACGAGGATGGAAAGTCCCACCTGATGGTCCTTTTGTTGGATGCACTTTCAGAGGAAGGGTCGTGGCGATTGGTTTCGTCATTTGTTACGAAGGAACCCAGTGGAACTGGTTCTAAGGAAGGCACAGAAACGCATACGCTGTTTCTAAATAAACTTCTTGCTGAGGATAGCTGATATTTTGCTCCTTTCGCTCCCCTATTTTTTACTCAAAGAAAATACGAGTCAAAAATgatgaaaggggaaaggaaaagcaacaaagagaTTGAAGAAAAGTCAATGTATTTATACATGTTATGTGGGATATTATATGGTAGGGAAGTGATGTATTGAggacgcttttttttttctttgttttaatGAGGAGCTAAAAAgatagagagaaaagaaaaaaaggaggaattgCCTTCGTTAGCTCAATTGGGCATGATTTATGTTCCCATTTAGTTGACATAAATTTGCACCTTATTTCTTACCACCGGGAGGGGAGTGAGGATGCGAGGGACATGAAtggttttcttctttttctttttcttaactgcgccttttcttgcttttcgtCTTATTGGCGTGCGTCAGTCTGAAAATAGTTAGGTGGGTAAAAacattaataaaaaaatgagcgaAGAGACACAACCGCAATCTACAGAACCTAAAGGTTCTGGAAGTGGTGTCATCATTGATGATGGTACAATGGATGATCTGATCGATAAACTCAGGATTTTACGATATGAAACCGAATTTTGTCCCCGTGTCAAGCCCCCATTCAAACCCTTGAGCAAGTATTACTTTTCGGGACCCTCTACCATTGATAACCCTAACGCCCAGTTCTACTATTTCACGTCTCTGTGCTCCTGGTTAATGGGTTTATCCGGTCGTAATTTTGAACCTCCGGGGCAGTTTGACGATCCGAATGCTACGGCTACCAATATATTAATGGAGTTACGTGGGATGAACATAACAGCACCTAACCTTGCGCCTAATCGGTTGCGCCAAGCAAGTGGTGAAGCAGTTCTGACTGTGCTTTCGCTTCTCGCTGATCACGCTATCCTCAGTAAAGGTTTAAACATTCGTGCTATTGACTACAGTAATATTGAAAAGTTCGATGAGTTGGAAGGGGCCACGGATGGTGACGAGAATTATGGAATTGGTGATGAGGTGGAGGATAATGTGATGATTGATAgcgacgatgacgatgagTTATACGTTCGTGCTGTTGGGGGGAAGTCAGGGAAAGAAGACACAGGGATACCTGTGGAGTCAGAAATTAATGCAGATGAATGGAATCTGGAAGTGGAGCGCGTTGGACCTTTGCTTCATGTAAAGTCAGAGGCGATACAAGATTGGCGCTCTCGCATTGAAAACGCCGCAATTCTTTTGAAAGCTGTTGAGAAAATGTATCCAGAGGTAAGGCAAATGCTTCAGAGGatgagtgatgatttggagaAATCCAAAGACCGCATTCAGAAACGTGAGCAGACGCTCGCTCAGCAGTTTTCCGATCAAGTTGAGGATTACCGTGTGAAGCTGCGGGAGCTGAACTCTTCTCAAGATGCCGCAAATATAGCAAGTCAGAGCGTTCAACAACTTTCAGCTGAGTTAAATCAAGTAAGTGGATTGCTGGACCAGGTTAAGCGAGATATCGAAGAAAGAGAGGCGAAACTATCAGATACATCTCCATTGATGCAAGTAAAGGATGCTGCTGTGAAGGTAAGGGCCGAAATCAAGCAAATGTCTTTAAGAATTGGTATTTTGCAACACACAGTCCTCCACTACGTAATGAAACAAACGAAGGCAAAACGAGAGGGTACAGCCAATACCTCTGGTGGTGATGAGTGGGAAGAAACGGATTATATGtaatatacatacatattatTGCTACCTGCTTCGAGCGGTGACGAACTGACATCAAGTTTATATGATTGGTCGTCTTGGTTGGATAGAACCGTTCCCATTTGTGGGCAAGACATTGCTTctgcgggggggggggggtggtggtggtggcggtcaACAAACCTGGGAGGCTATTAGAGATTTGAACAAAGACACAAGGAATAATCTGAAACGTGAGAATATGTCCGTCATAATCATTTGTCGCTCGGGGACGCCTACCCTTTTtatgttatttctttttctctgtagcttttgctttggtggaaacaaaaacgctAACACACGATTAAGTATAAGTGTACTTTTTTATCAGCTTGTAGACGTCGAatatttccttgtttttgctAATTTCTGTTATGGGTGCCACTATGCATCAACAActgagaaggagaggatgCTGGACATAGTGCTGGCGGAGGAGGGCAAATACGGCAGCGACGAAAGACAGCCATATTATCGTTGTTGGGCATTTTCATTCTCCCTTGAAGCGTGGATGAGATGGTTGACGTGGCGTGTGCCGACGGTTGAAGGGAAAGTACGCTTTGACGCATCATAAGCGACCACAATTTGTAGGGGATGGGTCCACTTGCGTGGTGCCCCGATGAGCTTTTGCTTTATGCGTGTGAGTTTGGTGGTGCGCTTGTTGCTTGTAGATATAGCGTTTCTGTATCGGTCgagtatttgtgtttgtgcgtgtaggGGATGTGGAGGGTGTCAGCTCCTGGCTGAAGCCAATGCTCTAAGCAACCGAACGCATGCGCACAcgcatatacacactcagGGATcccttaaaaaaaaggtatgcAGTCCGAAGGCATTGACATAGTAGACGGTGGACAGGGGGTTGGTAAACTGCAGttcacaaagaaaacaacgggGAAAATGCTTTTTATCTTGCGTATGATTCTAGAACGTGTTATTTTTCAGCGGACAAGCTGACGTAGGATCTCGGGCAGCATGTTAACGCCCGCGGGTAAAGGCAATGGACAAGCGAGGAAAGTGACGATTCAAGAATGCAAGGGGATTCTGCTTAATACCCAACGGTGTCCGCGCCGGAGACTACTTGTTTCTGACAGAGGTGCTGCTCCTTTCCTACTACAACACCAAACATCCTTAAACTCTTCAGGAAAATGCACTATTTTTGCGTGAGGCACTTATAGCCACTTTCATAGTACATCGGTGAATGAGTGACTACATATATCTTTCGATAGTGGTGGGAAGGATTTTCTAAgcctgtttttttattttcggaACTTTCATAGTTTTTCTGTTCGATCGCGACCTTTCAAGCTGGGACAAAAACTTTacgagttttttttctttttcgtaaGAGTGACCTGTTTTTAGCGAGGAGTAAAAACGGTCATTGCGATCGTGGTTTGTGTGATATAGGAAACCCAAGACCACTGCGATATTTTAGTCACCTTTGCCGTGTTAGCGCTTCGACGGTGTGGTGCATCACTGCCGTTGCGGCAGGTGTGAGGGTATgatttttttacctttcaaACGATGTATGTGCGTCCTTGGTATTATGCCGCCCTTCCTACCATTTTGGTTTGGTTTCCCATCCGTTACCGAGTAGGCGCCGGTAGTAAGTTAATGTGGTGGCAGGGAAAGACTACCCGTTACAAAAGTGTGAGTTGGTGAAGGGTAATAACACCCTGTTAAATCCATCGGTGCACTCATTTCCATTAGGTGTGGTCTTTTAGAGAGGTAGGGAGAGCCTTTAAAtgttttatttgcttatttttgttcgTGCTCCGGCAGCCAGTTTTCCGCATGTTCCTTCTGGAGGTGTTTACACGGGCCGGTAATCATGTAGCCTCTTGCGTCTGGAAAACATTTGCATGTTTGGGATTGgttcctgttttgttttgttttgagcTTCTTGGTCGTCCGCATTGTTGTTTGGGGTACCCGGGTGCTGTAAGTGGAGGAGTTTTGGTATTCCTTCCGTGTATGATGGGTTATATTTACCTGGGTTTTTGTGGTTGTACAGCAGTATCCCATGTCGGTGCACTGGGTATCACTGCGGTTATGCACGCCAGGGAAagcctttttcttcttcagctgGATATTTTCATAATGTGTTGCTGCGCATAAGGACTGAGCttggaggaaacaaatgttGGGTATCTGTGTATTGTgaacttttttgtcttctgctGTGTTCATACATCACCTGTGGTGTTCCATTAGGAGGGGTGTGATGTccaaaaaggaagcaatatCGACACCTCGAAAAAGCAAGAAGGCTGAAGTTGTCATTGAGGGGTGTGTGACAATCGGGTCGAAGCAATTGCTACCGTCGGCTCTGGATGAATCAAGACGTGAACAACTTTCTAAGCAGTTTGACGATATCATCGAGGCCCATGTGGCCATAGATGGTGGGATTGCTGATCCGGTCGCTGCTAAGATAAAGGAGCTTCCTACGTTATCCGTTGGGTTCATCGCTCGAGCCATGGGGCTCAACCTGTCAAACGATCAGGTGCTTAGCTTGGTTGAGATGGTGGAGGAGAGAGACACTGTTTCCAGGGGCTGTGTGCCTGTGGGTCCATTGAAGGAGATAATTGTGGGAGCGCTCATGAGCGGCGTAATCACCCGTCAGGATTCTGTAGCACCAACAAGTAACCGGAAGAAGCGCCACAGTGTCTCGGAAAACCGTCCCCTGATGCACGTTTCGCGCGACAGCGAAGAGCTCATATATGCAGCTTTCCGAACTCTGGACGTCGGTAATCGTGGCTACATGGAAGCTGAGGAGTTGCGCCACCTCTTTCGCAGCGGCTTGGAGCCATTCACTGatgaggaaatggaaaatatGATCGCGGCAGCCGCCGATCCACAGAATGGTCTTATCTTCTACGAGGATTTCGTCGACGTCCTAGCCAATGAATagttttgtgcgtgtgcaaTTCATCAACCACAATACCTGCCTCGCGTACATGTTTCTGAACGTATCAAGTGGCTGCcttgctatttttttttgttagagGAGTATCCTTTTGGTGCAACCAAGGGACCAAATAGGTTGCGGCACATGCCCTcgtaaacatttttttttctggtcgACTGTATGTCACGAGACCCATTTGCATCACCGGTTCACTGGGCTTTTTGTGTGCCCAGTTATCTTTTTTCACATTTagtctttccctcctctatTTTGTGACCTAAATAAGAAGTTACTGATTATAGGGATCTGGTAAGGGAGAGCCGTGTGAGTGTTTTGCCGTACAAAACCACTCCGCACAGTATAGAAGCGGCAGCTGCCACTCGACCATCGTACCGACAGGACGAACTCGGCAGGATGATGCGTCGTATGACTGCAACTGCCGTGGTTCCGCTCATACCGAGAGCGCAGAGTCGTGCCACAAGCTGTTTCACTGGGAATGGCGATAATCGGAACGGCAATAAGGCCGGAAGAAATGACGTTTCCAAGGGGCCGTACGGGGGACGACCGTATGATGATATCGTGTCCGGTGTTGATGTGGATGGGGAGCGGCTCCGAGGGTCAGCGAGTTGCACCTTGAAGAAGGCGCAAACTGGGCCGTCCAGGTCGAAGTATGTACTCTCAGATGCGCGAGGAGGGGTGCTACGCGAGTGTGGGACAAAAACTGAGGCTAGTAATGAACTGGGCCGCGAAAACctaagggaagaaaataagaaggagGAGCGGATGCTTtcgaaaataaagaaaaagtgcgACGTCATCAGTCAGCCTAAACGGAAAACCTTTATCCTTACGAGCAATTTTTCTAACCGATATGCCATAGAAAACGATAACAAGAACCATTCTGATAACGATGAAGATGTTACTCGCATTTACAGCTATAACGAGGTGGAGCAGGCGGGTAACAAGTGCCGTCCGAGGCAGGGGGATGCGACATTCTCCAAATCATCTCCTTCACCCACTGTGGGTGTAAACTCTGTCGTCAAGGGCGAGAtgatgagggaaagaagagggaaggaaaaacattGTGGCGATTCGGCAGTGCTCTCCGATGCTGGCGCGGTTGCGGACCGGGGTCCCGGATGGGGGAATGCAACATCATCTGAGAACGACAAGATCACCGAGATGCAAAGGTACGAAGGATATGTTGGCAAGAGAAGCTCTGGTAGCATTGTAAAAGACGCTGATGAATCGCACTTAAAAGACAACGGCTACGAAGAAGACGATGATGAATTTGCGGCCAGCTCTGCCGTTTCTGTCGACAAGTTCAGAAGGGTAAAGAACCACCCCTTTTTCGATGACTTGCTGCGCCGCATCGAAAAAAATGCTGCACGGCAGCGGCAACAGATTAGGGCAGCGGGTCATTACAACTTAGATGCCGTTAATCTGTGCGTACGACCTCTATTACAGCTCACTGACTATCCGTTCACCCTCGCAGAGTTGCATCAAATGGCCCCGTTCATATATCCCAATCTTCTCAAGGGCTCTCTGTCGGATTTAAAGGCGTGTCGCCGCCTTCACCTGTTTCACTCAGCCGATACCGACGTTATCCTAGATTGGTCCGTGGAGGATTTTCTCCGCCGACGATATGAAAGTATTCACCTTTCGTGGGAACCTGTAAAGATAGTCATGATGAGATTTGGGTGGGACCATGAGATCATGTCAGACCGTGATTGTCTTCTTTATCTTTCCAAGTTTATGGAATACATCGAGCTTGCACAGCTAGAGCTAAGCGCAGGAGACGAAAAGCCTAGCGCCGTCGCTATCGAGGATCCTGTGCGGACGGCGGAGCAGCGCCCCATCCCCGTGTCACGACTTTTGGTGCGACGTAAACCGTCCGAAGAAACGGAGCCATCCGTAACTGAAGCGATTAGGCTTATGGGTACCCCCGCGCTTTGGAGCCCTTCAAGATCAAAGAAGGCGAGGACAGTCGACAAAGAAAGCGTTGAGGGCGTATTTGAGTGTATCCAACGAGAGGCTGCAGACGTTGACGGAGACGAGGGGTCACGACTACGCCACGGTGTGGAGGTGGTTGCACCCTTGCAACAGGCAAGGAACCCGTCGGGGCGCAGCATCAGGGATTTCTCACTTGGCAAAAGAAGAGCCACAATGATTAATGATGATGTCCCGAAAAGTTTTGGTATCGCGGGAGGGAAGCCATTTGATGGCGACAACCACATCTACACTCCGGAATCGTACGAGGCACTCAGCAATGCttatcacaaaaaaaaagtggaggcATCTTTGCTGCGTCGTCGCCTCCTTGCAACGAGCAGCATTGACTGCGCTAGTGAGTTGCAGGAGAAATTGTTTCAAGTGCAAAAAGATCTCTCTCGCCTGAAGGACCGCCTGGAAAAGATGCGGCAGCTGCGCCGAATGGAAGGGGGAGATGTTGAGCGTCACGCTTCTGTGGAGATTGAGGGTGATGATCATGGTGCAAACGCTCGCtggatggaaagaaagaactgTCCGATCCCAAAGGTTGCAGCAGCCGGAGTGGGGGTGGGGGATGAAATCAGTGCCGGTGATGAACCTGTTTCGGTTTTTACCGGTGAGTTCGAAGCAAATCAACTAAACACAAGCCagcagaggggaaaaaactgtAATGTCGCTGGAGATAACTTCGAGGAAGAGGGTTTCACAACGCTACCGGTGTGTGTGGCTGAAAAGGGTACCAAACGTGTGGTGCAAGCCAGATTGTCGGATGGGCGTGAAATCCAATCGTTATCTTCAGCGGCGATCCAACTGAAGCGAGAAATAGAATTAGCCCGTGAAAAGCACCGgcgggaggaggagagtctcatgaaaaaaatggatgAGGCTTTGTCGACACTAGTCAAAATAGAGATGACCATGAAAAACCTTGCTGAgcgtgaaaaggaggaagcattgatggaggaggagcgaTGCCGAGTGGAAAAAGAGCGAAAGGATGAAGCAATCAAAAGGATGAGACGAGAAGAAGCTGAAGCGCGTGCTCGAGCCATGGAGCACGAACTTCTTCGTAAGCACGAAGAACGCTTGAAACTCCTAAACATGCGGCGCGAGAAGGCACAACAAGCGCAGCGTGATGCAGAACTCGAACTGGAGCgtcaaaaaaaggaagaacagGAGGCCTTGGAGGCTGAGGCTGAACTTCAGCGGAAACTGGATGAGGCTAAATCCATGATATGGAATGACAAAGCAGCAGGCGAGATGCCCGTTAAGGACCAAGTCGTACATGCTGTTGAGAGGGAGTGTACCCCCGTTTTCTCCGGCGACACAGACGGTGAGGGCTGCTGTCGTGTTGCATCAGAGGAGGTGAAACATGAATCGGCGTCGCTATCTTCGGCAGAACAAGGATCACCGTCTGAATTATCCTGCACTCCTGAGCAGTACGACGGTTTACACCTGGCATCCAAGCGGTTGCGGAAGGAAATTGCCGAGCTTGAGCGTCAAATGGACGTTGAGGGAGATGAGGATGACATGACGCTTATGGCGGTTCTCGCGGTTTCGAGGGCCGAACTGGAGGAGTTAGATGAATTTATCCGCATGGTACAACTTAAGGAACCGTGGGCCACAGCGCGTGACAGAGCTCGAAGGGAAGAGGAGATGAAGGAGGCGAAAAGCAGGGGTGACTCACCCTGCGATATACAGGAAAAAATAAGTGACATCCGCTTCCAGATTACCTTGATGGAGAAGCGGCTTCAGCATGCCACGGAGCGTCGGGTGATAACGAAACTCGAACAGGGAATCATCAACGGGAGACGAGAAATTAATCGTCTGCGGGTGGAACAGGACCGGCTGCGCCGTTCGGGGAGGCCGGCGGATGCTGGTGGCATTCAGGTTCCCCCCTTCGTAAGTGTTGCAGAAGCATTGGCTGAGGCCGAGGCCGAAGATATCGAAGCTTCCGCCGTTGCCGACGACGATCTCTATCGTGAGGCACTGGAGGCTCCCGTTGGGGCGCATGGATCTGATAATGTTGCTTCTGTTGGTGGAATGAACCGCCCGCAACCGGGTAATGTTTTGGACCCCCTTGTCCCCACCGATCATGTTACGGACTCTGCTAATGACAACTCTGCTGAGTGTGCGGAAAGCACGCCACAAGAGGATGAGAgggagctgcagcagctaATGGTTCGGTTGAAGGCAGTGTTGGCAGATATCAAGCAACTGGAAGGACGCCTTGACGAGCAGGAAGATGGGGATGATGCCGAAGCCATCGCCAAATCTCTCATTCAGTTACAAGGGAAGTTGCAGCAGCTCCTCGAAATGCGCGAAACGCTTAGGAAGCGCACGGAACGGGTGTCTTCGAGAGGGAAATCAGATTTTCGGGGGCCTGCTTTTGACGAATCTGAGGAGGCGACTACGACGCCAACGCCAGCTGTTTTGACCCCGTTGTCCGGTCGGCCAATTTCAGGTTATGCATTATATAAAGACGTCGGAGCCGTGCGTTCAGGTTCAGAAGAGTTTAAGCAAAGCGGTGCCGCGGGAGGGAAGAAGCAACAGAGGGTGAAGTCAAGAAAGGTCCGCAACTAATATGATTGTGCCAGCCGAGGAAGAATGGTCTCCCTGTCACACGAGGGTCAATGTTACATAATAGTGACCAAAAGGTAGATCCTCCGTTGGGTTCGCGCGCGCCTGCGCCCGTATTACGGtcactgtgtgtgtgtgcgctgCCAACGCTAAGAGAGAATTGAGGACACAAGTAACGTTAACGTTAGAGACAGAGCAGG
This region of Trypanosoma brucei gambiense DAL972 chromosome 10, complete sequence genomic DNA includes:
- a CDS encoding T. brucei spp.-specific protein, with protein sequence MIGRLGWIEPFPFVGKTLLLRGGGGGGGGGQQTWEAIRDLNKDTRNNLKRENMSVIIICRSGTPTLFMLFLFLCSFCFGGNKNANTRLSISVLFYQLVDVEYFLVFANFCYGCHYASTTEKERMLDIVLAEEGKYGSDERQPYYRCWAFSFSLEAWMRWLTWRVPTVEGKVRFDAS